A segment of the Sphingomonas cannabina genome:
CGAGCGCATGGCGGTGAACCTGCGCCATCAGTTCTTCGCCGCGCAGGCGGTGGTGCCGGCGATGAAGCGGGGCGGCGGCGGCGTGATCCTCAACTTCGGCTCGATCAGCTGGCACCTCGCGCTCGGCGAGCTGGTGCTCTACCAGACCGCCAAGGCGGCGATCGAGGGCCTGACGCGCAGCCTCGCGCGCGACCTCGGCCGCGCCAACATCCGCGTCAACACCATCGTGCCGGGCAACGTCCAGACGCCGCGCCAGATGAAATGGTACACGCCCGAGGGCGAGGCGGAGATCGTCGCGGCGCAATGCCTCGACGGACGCATCCAGCCCGAGGACGTCGCCGCGCTGGTGCTCTTCCTCGCCTCGGACGATGCGCGTATGTGCACGGGTCACGACTATTTCGTCGACGCGGGGTGGCGCTGACATGGCAGGCAAGGTGGATCGGGTCGCGAAGGTCGGGGCCGAGCTCGGCGAAGGACCGGTGTGGGTCGCGCGCGACAACGCGCTGTGGTTCGTCGACATCAAGGGGCCGCACGTCCACCGCTTCGATCCGGCGACGGGCAAGCTCGCGAAATGGGACATGCCGGCGCAGGTCGGCTGGGTGCTGCCGGCGCGCGGACACGGCTTCGTCGTCGGGCTGCAGCGCGGCCTCGCCGCCTTCGATCCCGCGGACAACAGCCTGCGCCCGCTCGCCGCGGTGGAGCCCGACCGGCCGCAGAACCGGCTGAACGACGCCGTCACCGACGCCCGCGGCCGCATCTGGTTCGGCACGATGGACAATGCCGAGGGCAAGCCGACCGGCCATTTCTACACCTTCGACGATCGCGGCGTGCGCGACACCGGCTTTCCGCCGGTGACGATCACCAACGGCCCGACGATCTCGCCCGACGGCCGCACGCTCTATCCGGTCGATACCACCGGCCGCACCATCTACGCCGTACCGATCAATGACGACGCGACGCTCGGCAAGCCGCGCGTCTTCGTGACGATCGAGGACGGCGCCGGCTATCCCGACGGCCCGACCGTCGATGCCGAGGGCTGCGTGTGGATCGGCCTTTACGGCGGCTGGGGCGCGCGGCGCTATGCGCCCGACGGCAAGCTGGTCGAGACGGTCAAGCTGCCGACGGCCAACGTCACCAAGATCGCGCTCGGCGGTCCCGACCTCAAGACCGCCTATGCCACCACCGCGCGCCAGGGGCTGGACGCCGCCGCGCTCGCGGCGCAACCTGAGGCGGGGGACCTGTTCGCCTTCGCGGTCGACGTGCCGGGCGTGCCGGTCACCGAGGCGGCCGTCACGATGAAGCAATAACCGCCGGCGGAATGTCCGCCGCGCGAGATGGGAGGGGTCAATTGGCCACGACACAGGCAGCAGCACGCACGAACTACGCGTTCGTCGCCTTGGTCGTCGCGGTGGCGACGATCGGCGGCTTCATGTTCGGATATGATTCGGGCGTCATCAACGGCACCCAGGAGGGGCTCGAGCGGGCGTTCGACCTGTCGAAGCTCGGCACCGGGCTCAACGTCGGCGCGATCCTGATCGGCTGCGCGGCCGGCGCCTTCGCCGCCGGGCGGCTCGCCGACCTGATCGGGCGGCGCAACGTGATGATGATCGCCGCGATCCTGTTCATCCTGAGCGCGCTCGGCGCCGGCGCGGCGGGCTCGTCGGCGGTGTTCATCGTCGCGCGCATCGTCGGCGGCCTCGGCGTCGGCGCGGCGAGCGTGCTCGCGCCGGTCTATATCAGCGAGGTGGTGCCCGCGAACATCCGCGGCCGCCTGTCCAGCATCCAGCAGGTGATGATCATCACCGGCCTCACCGGCGCCTTCTTCGCCAATTACGCGCTCGCGCACAGCGCCGGCGGGTCGACCGCGCCGCTGTGGGGCGGCTATCCGGCCTGGCGCTGGATGTTCTGGCTGCAGGTCATCCCGGCGACGATCTACCTCGTCACGCTGCTGCTGATCCCGGAAAGCCCCCGCTACCTCGTCCTCAAGGGCCGCGATGCCGAGGCCGAAGGGGTGCTGACCCGCCTGTTCGGGGAGGACCACGCCCGCGCCAAGGTCGCCGAGATCCGCGCCAGCCTCGCCGCCGACCACCATCGGCCCAAGCTGTCCGACCTGATCGGCGCCAACGGCCGCGTCCGCCCGATCGTCTGGGCCGGCATCGGCCTCGCCGTGTTCCAGCAGTTCGTCGGCATCAACATCGTCTTCTACTACGGCGCGGTGCTGTGGCAGTCGGTCGGCTTCAGTGAGAACGACGCGCTGATCACCAACATCATCTCCGGCCTCGTCTCGATCGCGGCCTGCGTCGTCACGATCTTCACCGTCGACCGCATCGGCCGCAAGCCGCTGCTGCTGATCGGATCGGCCGGCAT
Coding sequences within it:
- a CDS encoding SDR family NAD(P)-dependent oxidoreductase; the protein is MTQHAIYPSLADKRVLVTGGGSGIGAGLVEAFARQGSRVAFIDILEEESRALVDRLAPDSRHAPRFTHCDLTDVAALQRTLGEIERELGGFDVLVNNAASDDRHAIEQVTPDYWDERMAVNLRHQFFAAQAVVPAMKRGGGGVILNFGSISWHLALGELVLYQTAKAAIEGLTRSLARDLGRANIRVNTIVPGNVQTPRQMKWYTPEGEAEIVAAQCLDGRIQPEDVAALVLFLASDDARMCTGHDYFVDAGWR
- a CDS encoding SMP-30/gluconolactonase/LRE family protein; this translates as MAGKVDRVAKVGAELGEGPVWVARDNALWFVDIKGPHVHRFDPATGKLAKWDMPAQVGWVLPARGHGFVVGLQRGLAAFDPADNSLRPLAAVEPDRPQNRLNDAVTDARGRIWFGTMDNAEGKPTGHFYTFDDRGVRDTGFPPVTITNGPTISPDGRTLYPVDTTGRTIYAVPINDDATLGKPRVFVTIEDGAGYPDGPTVDAEGCVWIGLYGGWGARRYAPDGKLVETVKLPTANVTKIALGGPDLKTAYATTARQGLDAAALAAQPEAGDLFAFAVDVPGVPVTEAAVTMKQ
- a CDS encoding sugar porter family MFS transporter, encoding MSAARDGRGQLATTQAAARTNYAFVALVVAVATIGGFMFGYDSGVINGTQEGLERAFDLSKLGTGLNVGAILIGCAAGAFAAGRLADLIGRRNVMMIAAILFILSALGAGAAGSSAVFIVARIVGGLGVGAASVLAPVYISEVVPANIRGRLSSIQQVMIITGLTGAFFANYALAHSAGGSTAPLWGGYPAWRWMFWLQVIPATIYLVTLLLIPESPRYLVLKGRDAEAEGVLTRLFGEDHARAKVAEIRASLAADHHRPKLSDLIGANGRVRPIVWAGIGLAVFQQFVGINIVFYYGAVLWQSVGFSENDALITNIISGLVSIAACVVTIFTVDRIGRKPLLLIGSAGMAVTLALMAYSFSTGALGEGGHLALSPGFGRLAFISALLYSALFNLSWGPVMWVMLGEMFPNQIRGSGLAVSGFAQWIANFAISVSFPALAAGVGLPFTYGFYALSALVSFFFVRALVHETRGRELEEMVG